From one Streptomyces sp. R41 genomic stretch:
- a CDS encoding RHS repeat-associated core domain-containing protein, whose protein sequence is MAAQNSSAAATCGDTKYLYDADGSLLIRHSPDATTLYTGDEEITLKKGATTADGVRYISIAGQTVATHSSDGHFTYLIPDRQGTSTLAIDSQTQQVTRRQYKPFGETRDQSGTWTGQRGYVGGTQDDNTGLTNLGAREYDPSIGRFLSPDPLLDTGAPQTWNAYDYSADSPVTHSDPSGLCMADQCGVGYPIGGTGTSKSNPERYVTTGPVDPGGSNHSVCHHGKCSDGHNLGASGGNISKETYDPQAEARAVQRAKATADAAAAAAKKQASGLKHRLLNLVADVIGLTDAYNCFTKGDVMGCINTALTAVPWGKIFKAIKVGVEAFKVWRSLDRAYTAVKDAEEAAKLAEDAVKAEHAISEARKAESAGAGAAEDAAGCAVHSFIPSTGVRLADGSSKPISTVKAGDTVLATDPQTGVTAPEPVQNVIITTTDKDFTELTMGTAPKRGPPPSHQAKLTTTWHHPFWDVTHHRWTDAHDLTPGTKLRHADGTTVVILGVRNFHQHTTTYDLTVGTLHTYYVLAGATSVLVHNCGGPVSLSDERIDTHILPRHGPGSPATGSKFSEDVDPDDFEDMANEVVSGSPTPSKVDSVTGNHAHDHDLGRVVGENGETKVRVWVDEDRNVQTMHPIR, encoded by the coding sequence ATGGCGGCACAGAATTCCTCGGCCGCGGCCACGTGCGGCGACACCAAGTACCTCTACGACGCCGACGGCAGCCTGCTGATCCGTCACAGCCCCGACGCCACCACCCTCTACACCGGCGACGAGGAGATCACCCTCAAGAAGGGCGCCACCACCGCCGACGGGGTGCGCTACATCTCCATCGCCGGCCAGACCGTGGCCACCCACTCCTCCGACGGACACTTCACCTACCTGATCCCCGACCGCCAGGGCACCAGCACCCTGGCCATCGACTCCCAGACCCAGCAGGTCACCCGCCGCCAGTACAAACCCTTCGGCGAAACACGCGACCAGTCCGGAACCTGGACCGGGCAACGGGGATACGTCGGCGGCACCCAGGACGACAACACGGGCCTGACCAACCTCGGCGCCCGCGAATACGACCCCTCCATCGGCCGCTTCCTCAGCCCCGACCCCCTGCTGGACACCGGCGCCCCGCAAACCTGGAACGCCTACGACTACTCCGCCGACTCCCCGGTCACCCACTCCGACCCGTCCGGACTGTGCATGGCCGACCAGTGCGGCGTCGGCTACCCCATCGGCGGCACCGGCACCAGCAAGAGCAACCCCGAGCGCTACGTCACAACCGGCCCGGTCGACCCCGGCGGCTCAAACCACTCCGTTTGCCACCACGGCAAGTGCTCCGACGGCCACAACCTCGGCGCCAGCGGCGGCAACATCAGCAAGGAGACGTACGACCCGCAGGCCGAAGCCCGCGCCGTGCAGCGGGCCAAGGCCACCGCCGACGCGGCCGCCGCCGCGGCGAAGAAGCAGGCATCCGGCCTCAAACACCGCCTGCTCAACCTGGTCGCGGACGTCATCGGCCTCACCGACGCCTACAACTGCTTCACCAAGGGCGACGTCATGGGCTGCATCAACACAGCCCTGACAGCCGTCCCCTGGGGCAAGATCTTCAAAGCCATCAAGGTCGGCGTCGAAGCCTTCAAGGTCTGGCGCTCCCTCGACCGCGCCTACACGGCGGTCAAGGACGCAGAAGAAGCCGCGAAACTGGCGGAGGACGCGGTCAAGGCCGAACACGCCATCTCAGAAGCCCGCAAGGCCGAAAGCGCCGGGGCTGGCGCGGCCGAAGACGCGGCAGGCTGCGCGGTGCACAGCTTCATACCCAGTACCGGCGTCCGCCTGGCGGACGGCTCATCGAAACCGATCAGCACGGTCAAGGCCGGCGACACGGTCCTGGCCACCGACCCGCAGACCGGTGTCACGGCCCCGGAGCCGGTCCAGAACGTCATCATCACCACTACGGACAAGGACTTCACCGAGCTCACCATGGGCACGGCGCCCAAGCGCGGGCCGCCGCCGAGCCACCAGGCCAAGCTCACCACGACATGGCACCACCCCTTCTGGGACGTCACCCACCACCGCTGGACCGACGCCCACGACCTCACCCCCGGCACCAAACTCCGCCACGCCGACGGCACTACCGTCGTCATCCTCGGCGTCCGAAACTTCCATCAGCACACCACCACGTACGACCTCACCGTCGGAACCCTCCACACGTACTATGTGCTGGCGGGAGCCACCTCGGTACTCGTTCACAATTGTGGCGGCCCGGTTAGTCTGTCCGACGAGAGGATCGACACGCACATTTTGCCGAGGCACGGACCGGGCTCACCTGCTACGGGAAGCAAGTTCAGTGAAGATGTCGATCCGGATGATTTTGAAGACATGGCAAATGAGGTTGTAAGCGGGAGTCCTACGCCGAGTAAGGTCGACTCTGTGACCGGCAACCACGCTCACGACCATGATCTTGGTCGAGTTGTTGGCGAGAACGGTGAGACCAAGGTGCGGGTCTGGGTTGATGAAGACCGCAACGTCCAAACGATGCACCCAATCCGATGA
- a CDS encoding DUF6368 family protein, translating to MASSSARFEEKRVGEYDLSIRAESLGIMDTGGVDGHRPILVSLMGPGIGDEAVFEAEHADEVDQKPLIGFAPTHAVDVIAFCNSPVDHTVATLLTAAIMDVIGGVANAELREDQVPIVAGLPGIIATMTNPWLAAYGSAEFLRAWTEQPGFRLLK from the coding sequence CTGGCTAGCTCGTCGGCGCGTTTTGAGGAGAAGCGGGTCGGCGAGTACGACCTGAGCATTCGTGCGGAGAGCCTCGGCATCATGGACACCGGGGGTGTCGACGGGCATCGGCCGATTCTGGTCTCTCTCATGGGGCCTGGTATCGGTGACGAGGCCGTCTTCGAAGCCGAGCACGCCGACGAAGTCGACCAGAAGCCTCTCATCGGCTTCGCCCCGACCCACGCGGTCGACGTCATCGCGTTCTGCAACAGTCCAGTCGACCACACCGTTGCAACCCTTTTGACCGCCGCCATCATGGATGTGATCGGCGGTGTCGCCAACGCCGAACTGCGGGAGGACCAAGTGCCGATCGTCGCTGGCCTGCCGGGCATCATCGCAACGATGACCAATCCATGGCTCGCTGCGTACGGCTCGGCGGAGTTCCTTAGGGCGTGGACCGAACAGCCCGGTTTCCGGCTCCTGAAGTAG
- a CDS encoding TRAP transporter substrate-binding protein: MRRVLGVSALLLAPLLALAACTSGAPKAQQSTSASAGASPKVVHLTMAVPYGTTSSVDRFIQQVGEATGGSLQIDAKLEWRTGQLAYEDGTIADVQAGKADLGVAGTRAFPGPVRMLSAPELITSYAAQERLFKSPLYKRLATALSVPGITGLGLLPGQFRYLFTASRSAPTPTGLHGRLVGVAQSKLADDTFHALGARTRWYPLSGSVSDMDGIESSIASFNHEGYVSSKKYLTGNQVLWPRMVVPFISDTALKRLSPEQRQALTQAAAAAFEDTMSELQSEDADELTQLCAGGLVVGQASPAQLAAYRVAVAPVDTRLEHAPQTGELFTLVKSLVKGVKPGPALHC, from the coding sequence GTGAGAAGGGTCCTGGGAGTCTCGGCGCTGCTGCTCGCGCCACTGCTGGCGCTCGCCGCTTGCACGTCGGGCGCACCGAAGGCGCAGCAGTCCACATCCGCCTCGGCGGGGGCGTCCCCAAAGGTGGTCCATCTGACGATGGCCGTGCCCTACGGCACCACGTCTTCGGTTGACCGGTTCATCCAACAGGTCGGCGAGGCGACCGGGGGATCCCTGCAGATCGACGCCAAGCTCGAGTGGCGGACGGGCCAGCTCGCCTACGAGGACGGCACGATCGCGGACGTCCAGGCGGGCAAAGCGGATCTGGGGGTGGCAGGCACGCGGGCCTTCCCCGGCCCGGTGCGGATGCTCAGCGCGCCAGAGCTGATCACCAGTTACGCGGCCCAGGAACGGCTGTTCAAGAGCCCCCTTTACAAGCGGCTTGCTACCGCACTGAGCGTCCCCGGTATCACTGGCCTCGGCCTGCTCCCGGGCCAGTTTCGCTACCTGTTCACCGCGAGTCGCTCGGCCCCGACCCCCACCGGTCTGCACGGGCGGCTCGTCGGCGTGGCACAGTCGAAGCTGGCAGACGACACCTTCCACGCTCTGGGCGCACGCACCCGCTGGTATCCGCTGTCCGGGTCGGTCAGCGACATGGACGGCATCGAGTCCTCGATCGCCTCCTTCAACCACGAGGGCTACGTCTCCTCCAAGAAGTACCTCACAGGGAATCAGGTGCTGTGGCCCCGCATGGTCGTCCCCTTCATCAGTGACACCGCGCTGAAGCGCCTGAGTCCCGAGCAACGCCAGGCGCTCACCCAGGCCGCGGCCGCCGCCTTCGAAGACACGATGTCGGAACTGCAGTCAGAGGATGCGGATGAGCTCACCCAACTCTGCGCGGGAGGGCTGGTCGTGGGGCAAGCCAGTCCAGCGCAGCTCGCGGCGTACCGTGTGGCGGTCGCGCCGGTCGACACCCGACTGGAGCACGCCCCCCAGACCGGCGAGTTGTTCACGCTGGTGAAGTCGCTGGTGAAGGGAGTGAAGCCTGGACCCGCCCTGCACTGCTGA
- a CDS encoding SigE family RNA polymerase sigma factor, with amino-acid sequence MKASSHDEFREFVAMRSTALLGLAVLLTGGDRHSAEDLLQIALMKAYGRWAHIEQPEAYVRQVMYRQQVNRWRLRRHRAETTVPVLPESGGEADAGSDSELRIALWAALGRLTKRQRAVVVLRYFEDLPEAEVAALLGCPVGTVRSTAHRSLAKLRVLVPELGPEGHAEQVRPLSYTSKGIQG; translated from the coding sequence ATGAAGGCCTCGAGTCACGACGAGTTCCGGGAGTTCGTAGCGATGCGCTCCACCGCGCTGCTGGGGCTCGCGGTGCTGCTCACCGGCGGGGACCGGCATTCCGCGGAGGATCTGCTGCAGATTGCGCTGATGAAGGCCTACGGGCGCTGGGCGCACATCGAGCAGCCCGAGGCGTATGTCCGCCAGGTGATGTATCGCCAGCAGGTCAACCGCTGGCGGCTGCGCAGGCACCGCGCCGAGACGACGGTGCCGGTACTGCCCGAGTCCGGCGGGGAGGCCGACGCCGGGTCGGACTCCGAGCTGCGGATCGCGCTGTGGGCGGCGCTCGGTCGTCTGACGAAGCGGCAGCGGGCCGTGGTCGTGCTGCGCTACTTCGAGGACCTGCCGGAGGCCGAGGTCGCGGCGCTGCTGGGGTGCCCGGTCGGCACGGTGCGCAGTACGGCGCACAGGTCGCTCGCCAAGCTCCGGGTGCTCGTACCGGAGCTCGGGCCCGAAGGGCATGCGGAACAGGTGCGGCCGCTCAGCTATACGTCGAAGGGGATCCAGGGATGA
- a CDS encoding PQQ-binding-like beta-propeller repeat protein, with protein sequence MTTEQVEEKVRETLHAVALDRVRAPGDLVEKVVRRRSRRRFSQAAGAAVAVAAITVGAVFGFGGGGAAEHDRPVRPAVSPEGWKPWQSGAPGASERGCLVDGSALYCSGSKYDAAKFDANTGKRLWTVKVNREGDGIDHPFAVRDGVVYAYRNHTAEKLPNGDYAGGTDLMAVDADTGDVLWAIEMPQDDRTGQAAMLIDGAVLANTPSLRTMSALDPLTGKEKWRHTWDKGIVCQRAVLSGVPHLLCTRDTEEPGDTDVFRLDPATGSAKKVMTLPGRQELVGTSGDRMVLIGVKDAAGKDMQLTTISGSGEQTSHSYRIEGQAANSDVVGDRLISVSWKGKASAYSLTTGKTLWTGPVGVKMPAKDTMSGIASPVVSAGQGVVYFFSPTGDLSGLDLRTGEQVWRGHVDTAEPGPGPGLGDSPQLLLYEDVLVARNGSKIVSLLPRTGD encoded by the coding sequence ATGACGACGGAACAGGTGGAGGAGAAGGTCCGGGAGACGCTGCACGCGGTCGCCCTGGACCGGGTGCGGGCGCCCGGGGACCTGGTCGAGAAGGTGGTGCGGCGGCGCAGCCGGCGCCGTTTCTCGCAGGCCGCGGGGGCGGCGGTGGCCGTTGCCGCGATCACTGTGGGGGCGGTGTTCGGCTTCGGGGGCGGCGGTGCGGCCGAGCATGACCGGCCTGTGCGGCCGGCGGTGTCGCCGGAGGGCTGGAAGCCGTGGCAGAGCGGCGCCCCGGGTGCCAGTGAGCGGGGCTGCCTGGTGGACGGTTCCGCGCTGTACTGCAGTGGGTCCAAGTACGACGCCGCCAAGTTCGACGCCAACACCGGCAAGCGGCTGTGGACTGTCAAGGTCAATCGCGAAGGCGACGGGATCGACCACCCGTTCGCCGTGCGCGATGGGGTGGTCTATGCCTACCGCAATCACACCGCGGAGAAGCTGCCGAACGGGGACTACGCGGGCGGCACCGATCTGATGGCGGTGGACGCCGACACCGGCGATGTGCTGTGGGCGATCGAGATGCCGCAGGATGACCGCACCGGCCAGGCCGCCATGCTCATCGACGGCGCGGTGCTGGCGAACACCCCGTCGCTTCGCACGATGTCGGCCCTCGATCCGCTGACCGGTAAGGAGAAGTGGCGCCACACCTGGGACAAGGGCATCGTGTGTCAACGGGCGGTGCTGAGCGGTGTGCCCCATCTCCTGTGTACGCGGGACACCGAGGAGCCGGGCGACACCGACGTCTTCCGTCTCGATCCCGCCACCGGAAGTGCCAAGAAGGTCATGACCCTCCCCGGCAGGCAGGAGCTCGTCGGGACCTCGGGGGACCGGATGGTCCTGATCGGAGTGAAGGATGCGGCCGGCAAGGACATGCAGCTGACCACCATCAGCGGCTCCGGGGAGCAGACCTCGCACTCCTATCGGATCGAGGGGCAGGCGGCCAACTCGGATGTCGTCGGTGATCGTTTGATCTCCGTGTCCTGGAAGGGCAAGGCCTCGGCCTACTCGCTGACCACGGGAAAGACTCTGTGGACAGGCCCGGTGGGCGTCAAGATGCCCGCTAAGGACACGATGTCGGGCATCGCGTCTCCCGTGGTGTCGGCGGGGCAGGGGGTCGTGTACTTCTTCAGCCCGACCGGAGATCTGTCCGGCCTCGATCTGCGCACGGGTGAGCAGGTCTGGCGCGGTCACGTCGACACCGCCGAGCCGGGACCGGGGCCCGGCCTCGGGGACTCGCCCCAACTCCTGCTCTACGAGGATGTGCTGGTCGCCCGGAACGGCAGCAAGATCGTCTCCCTGCTGCCGCGGACCGGCGACTGA
- a CDS encoding integrin alpha: MASRSLPRRRSRLVLAAGIALVSGAVLAPVVNAATPAATTATTPSTKRLHDDFNGDGYPDLAIGAPGTTLNGQAKAGAVRVLYGSSSGLSTSRKQVLTWSSRSTTQPQTRYGSDLQSGDLDRDGYADLLSLVDMSPISGYNGRFLAVNWGGPKGLSATPILLRNVPANSRGSFVVADVDGDKNPDVAASGDDYGDENTPGDGSVLHGPFQRDGGSARTTRFTLVPGEEWYAIAMAAGDVTGDGIADLAVSARQQDGEIGTGGVALLVGGPSGFTYKGLLKDAQGRLVRGEDVEIGDLDKDGHAEIVVGHSVDGTDYDVGLPVKGGAIAVVHGGPNGVSTTRKPVWINQDTAGVPGVGEWRDGMGSGLSIGDTNGDGYLDVVTGLPGEDFDGLTDAGTVLVLRGSANGLTTTGIKSFSQNTAGVPGTAEKLDRFGGETALVDANGDKKDGMVVGDWAENANNGAAWVFSATSSGITASGSFSFGPSTMGLPATGALFGASVAD; this comes from the coding sequence ATGGCTTCCCGTTCCCTTCCCCGGCGCCGCAGTCGGCTCGTCCTCGCCGCCGGTATCGCCCTTGTCAGCGGTGCCGTGCTGGCTCCCGTCGTCAACGCCGCCACCCCGGCCGCGACGACCGCCACCACGCCCAGCACCAAGCGCCTGCACGACGATTTCAACGGCGACGGCTACCCCGACCTGGCGATCGGCGCGCCGGGCACCACGTTGAACGGGCAGGCGAAGGCGGGGGCCGTCAGGGTGCTGTACGGCTCGTCCAGCGGGCTGTCGACCTCGCGCAAGCAGGTGCTGACCTGGTCGAGCCGGTCGACGACGCAGCCACAGACGCGCTACGGCAGCGACCTGCAGAGCGGCGACCTCGACCGGGACGGCTACGCCGACCTGCTGTCGCTCGTGGACATGTCGCCGATCAGCGGCTACAACGGACGATTCCTGGCCGTCAACTGGGGCGGCCCCAAGGGGCTGTCCGCCACGCCGATCCTGCTGAGGAACGTGCCGGCGAACTCCCGCGGCTCCTTCGTGGTCGCCGACGTCGACGGGGACAAGAACCCGGACGTGGCGGCGTCGGGCGACGACTACGGCGACGAGAACACCCCGGGCGACGGCTCGGTGCTGCACGGCCCATTCCAGCGGGACGGCGGCAGCGCGAGGACGACCCGTTTCACCCTCGTCCCCGGCGAGGAGTGGTACGCCATCGCGATGGCCGCCGGTGACGTGACCGGCGACGGCATTGCCGATCTGGCGGTCAGCGCCAGGCAGCAGGACGGCGAGATCGGTACTGGTGGGGTCGCCCTGCTGGTGGGCGGTCCGTCCGGGTTCACGTACAAGGGCCTCCTCAAGGACGCCCAGGGCCGGCTCGTCCGCGGCGAGGACGTCGAGATCGGCGACCTCGACAAGGACGGTCACGCCGAGATCGTCGTCGGCCACTCCGTCGACGGCACCGACTACGACGTCGGCCTCCCGGTCAAGGGCGGTGCGATCGCCGTCGTCCACGGCGGCCCGAACGGCGTGTCCACCACCCGCAAGCCGGTGTGGATCAACCAGGACACCGCGGGCGTGCCGGGCGTGGGGGAGTGGCGTGACGGCATGGGCTCGGGCCTGTCGATCGGCGACACCAACGGCGACGGCTACCTCGACGTGGTGACCGGCCTGCCCGGCGAGGACTTCGACGGCCTCACCGACGCCGGCACCGTGCTCGTGCTGCGCGGCAGCGCGAACGGTCTGACCACCACCGGCATCAAGTCGTTCAGCCAGAACACCGCCGGGGTACCCGGCACTGCCGAGAAGCTGGACCGTTTCGGCGGCGAGACCGCCCTCGTCGACGCCAACGGCGACAAGAAGGACGGCATGGTCGTCGGCGACTGGGCGGAGAACGCGAACAACGGTGCCGCGTGGGTCTTCTCGGCCACCTCCAGCGGCATCACCGCGAGCGGTTCCTTCTCGTTCGGCCCGTCCACCATGGGCCTGCCCGCGACCGGGGCCCTGTTCGGAGCCTCGGTGGCCGACTGA
- a CDS encoding twin-arginine translocation signal domain-containing protein, with product MVLSRRDLMKGAAAGGLLLGFPGLTVQYEAVAASPSRPLAEPVAGACARLADHGWRTLLRTVTRGVLDIGARDLAAELTKPIPDLDRAVPGFGDFAPTLPARGIEPGNPARSLLYHAFASAAVLTDGHGRTLGAFPTLAEIEAVENYVYGVRPPTLDKLRETAGENPLGVVVFALDYRDATGSVHGRHADLCFSRTGITRMGKTGPHYDARNRQFVPLDPKRPFVFRTVPQRFAPYIAMQVTGADDRLFGPRDVVSGDDDRSFWVPLHKLFPGRECVAGLDLSLSLDSHLVNEKLKRMHLFLREQGYPTEWTGKDLDAFPFTINGDKIAALLPPQQAHGSGVLAPRPHPFANRARFEGEWLTFNVSSDLVQDPGILYFSSVQLIPGAVETEPTYEEGSAPDNDRRSPEYVNIRHRLNDDGRLEDLNLDPDMDAIIREGGYRAQHWIDFAGDGFVSVHCPQLSREIDIFKPAFCSVAPPDFFPYVNQHDLAVWWRTAVPEAIRDALWAVSPRPLSEFRFAGDITLPKGFDIYDDTLTAVVGQPAPGQPVTRPLPDDARGRYTGLPDAAAGVTDPGWEVSQGLVYNEPGAPLQRYMQAYSLGTPFLEDAKLCAALGSYWPSVAPDATRTFSPLKDAPGFAYPWPTIVPLTDAEIGMEVVRGLGRLPWDGIRGPEAKTVGGRQVVAVPGHRPGGLHHHPGPSDRAPHRPRGPCRDQGAGAGHVGGVLGSGHPRPGLRGPVRGPRGHRDPQGQVGVGGPVVHGGGGGRRGPGGSRAGHQEPAGRPAPLPLQGLPAGSGEPGSGRHPEGPGGDRRGRDGLHRRPGGAAA from the coding sequence GTGGTGCTCTCGCGGCGCGATCTCATGAAGGGGGCCGCCGCCGGCGGGCTCCTGCTCGGGTTTCCCGGGCTCACCGTGCAGTACGAGGCAGTGGCCGCGTCACCCTCAAGACCCCTGGCCGAGCCGGTCGCGGGCGCCTGCGCCCGGCTCGCCGACCACGGCTGGCGCACGCTCCTGCGCACCGTGACGAGAGGCGTGCTGGACATCGGGGCCCGGGATCTGGCGGCCGAGCTGACCAAGCCGATCCCCGACCTCGACCGTGCGGTCCCCGGCTTCGGGGACTTCGCCCCGACGCTCCCGGCCCGGGGCATCGAGCCGGGCAACCCGGCACGGAGCCTGCTCTACCACGCGTTCGCCTCTGCGGCCGTACTCACCGACGGCCACGGGCGGACCCTCGGCGCGTTCCCGACCCTCGCCGAGATCGAGGCAGTGGAGAACTACGTCTACGGGGTCCGGCCACCCACCCTGGACAAGCTCCGGGAGACTGCCGGGGAGAACCCGCTCGGCGTCGTCGTCTTCGCCCTCGACTACCGCGACGCCACCGGCTCCGTGCACGGCCGGCACGCGGACCTCTGCTTCTCCCGGACCGGGATCACCCGCATGGGCAAGACCGGGCCGCACTACGACGCCCGGAACCGCCAGTTCGTCCCGCTCGACCCGAAGCGGCCGTTCGTCTTCCGGACTGTGCCGCAGCGCTTCGCCCCGTACATCGCCATGCAGGTGACCGGCGCAGACGACCGTCTCTTCGGGCCCCGGGACGTCGTGTCCGGCGACGACGATCGGTCCTTCTGGGTGCCGCTGCACAAGCTGTTCCCCGGCCGGGAGTGCGTGGCCGGCCTGGACCTGTCGCTCTCCCTCGATTCCCACCTGGTCAACGAGAAGCTCAAGCGGATGCACCTCTTCCTGCGGGAGCAGGGCTATCCGACCGAGTGGACCGGCAAGGACCTGGACGCGTTCCCCTTCACCATCAACGGCGACAAGATCGCGGCCCTGCTGCCCCCGCAGCAGGCACACGGCTCGGGGGTCCTCGCCCCGCGGCCCCACCCGTTCGCCAACCGGGCCCGGTTCGAAGGGGAGTGGCTGACCTTCAACGTCTCCTCCGACCTGGTCCAGGACCCAGGCATCCTGTACTTCTCCTCCGTCCAGCTGATCCCCGGCGCGGTCGAGACCGAGCCGACGTACGAGGAGGGCAGCGCACCCGACAACGACCGGCGGTCACCCGAGTACGTCAACATCCGGCACCGCCTGAACGACGACGGTCGACTGGAGGACCTCAACCTCGACCCGGACATGGACGCGATCATCCGGGAAGGCGGCTACCGGGCCCAGCACTGGATCGACTTCGCCGGAGACGGCTTCGTCTCCGTCCACTGCCCGCAGCTCAGCCGGGAGATCGACATCTTCAAGCCGGCCTTCTGCAGTGTCGCGCCCCCCGACTTCTTCCCGTACGTCAACCAGCACGATCTCGCGGTGTGGTGGCGTACGGCCGTTCCCGAGGCAATCCGGGACGCGCTGTGGGCGGTATCGCCGCGCCCGCTCTCGGAGTTCCGGTTCGCCGGCGACATCACCCTCCCCAAGGGCTTCGACATCTACGACGACACGCTCACCGCGGTGGTCGGACAGCCTGCGCCCGGGCAACCGGTGACGCGGCCCCTGCCCGACGACGCGCGCGGCCGGTACACGGGCCTGCCGGACGCGGCGGCCGGAGTGACCGACCCGGGCTGGGAAGTCAGCCAGGGGCTCGTCTACAACGAGCCCGGAGCACCGCTCCAGCGGTACATGCAGGCGTACAGCCTGGGCACGCCCTTCCTGGAGGACGCCAAGCTGTGTGCGGCACTGGGCAGTTACTGGCCGTCCGTGGCGCCGGACGCGACCCGGACCTTCAGCCCGCTCAAGGACGCGCCCGGCTTCGCCTATCCATGGCCGACGATCGTGCCGCTGACGGACGCGGAGATCGGCATGGAAGTGGTCCGCGGGCTGGGCCGGCTGCCGTGGGACGGGATCCGCGGGCCTGAGGCCAAGACCGTCGGCGGGCGCCAGGTGGTCGCGGTACCAGGACATCGACCGGGCGGACTACATCACCACCCAGGACCGTCTGACCGCGCACCTCACCGCCCGCGTGGACCTTGCCGAGACCAAGGCGCGGGTGCTGGCCATGTCGGCGGTGTACTGGGGTCTGGGCATCCACGACCCGGACTTCGCGGCCCGGTTCGGGGACCGCGCGGTCATCGAGATCCTCAAGGCCAAGTCGGCGTGGGCGGTCCTGTCGTTCACGGTGGTGGAGGCGGGCGACGCGGGCCTGGCGGAAGCCGAGCAGGCCACCAGGAGCCGGCTGGCCGGCCCGCGCCGCTACCGCTTCAGGGTCTACCGGCCGGGAGCGGAGAGCCGGGATCCGGGCGACATCCAGAAGGTCCTGGTGGAGATCGCCGAGGACGTGACGGCCTACACCGACGGCCGGGCGGTGCTGCTGCGTAG
- a CDS encoding transposase, translated as MRHLADTALGGRPVRIDLSVRRLYCENTVCPKVTFAEQVPELTVRYQRRTPLLQHLVEAVGVMLAGRGGTRMLRVLNIELSRCTVLSQLMRIPLPPLVTPRVLGVDDFALYGDTYGTLLVDATTRLPLTLWEGREAEQLSRWLHAHPGVEVACRGGSLTYRQGIANGAPKAVQVSDRFHLPTAPRPANSAWTDAPSASTPGPAPGTR; from the coding sequence GTGCGGCATCTCGCTGACACCGCGCTCGGCGGCCGCCCGGTGCGGATCGACTTGAGCGTGCGCCGTCTGTACTGCGAGAACACGGTCTGCCCGAAGGTGACCTTTGCCGAACAGGTGCCGGAGCTTACGGTCCGCTATCAGCGGCGCACGCCGCTGCTGCAGCACCTGGTCGAGGCAGTCGGTGTGATGCTGGCCGGCCGAGGCGGGACCCGGATGCTGCGCGTCCTCAACATCGAGCTCTCGCGGTGCACCGTGCTCTCCCAGCTGATGCGCATACCCCTGCCTCCGCTGGTCACACCGAGAGTGCTGGGGGTGGACGACTTCGCGCTCTACGGCGACACCTACGGCACTCTCCTGGTCGACGCGACCACCCGGCTGCCGCTGACGCTCTGGGAAGGAAGGGAAGCCGAACAGCTCAGCCGGTGGCTGCATGCGCATCCCGGTGTCGAAGTCGCCTGCCGGGGCGGCTCGCTGACCTACCGGCAGGGCATCGCGAACGGTGCTCCGAAGGCTGTCCAGGTCAGCGACCGCTTCCATCTGCCTACAGCGCCGCGGCCCGCGAACTCGGCCTGGACCGACGCACCGTCCGCAAGTACGCCCGGGCCCGCACCTGGCACGAGGTGA
- a CDS encoding ParB N-terminal domain-containing protein — MISGYENLARATFRCTPTELPRVSALMRSPTAGWQGDPIEVFEQNNRKYVINGHHRVAAAKKAGIDVQYRSISLEEVKAYGYRDADHVTWSAVEVGRDFPFAARRERRGW, encoded by the coding sequence ATGATCTCCGGCTACGAAAATCTTGCCAGAGCCACGTTCAGGTGTACGCCGACAGAGCTGCCTCGCGTCAGCGCGTTGATGAGATCGCCGACAGCAGGGTGGCAGGGTGACCCCATCGAGGTCTTCGAACAGAACAACCGCAAGTATGTGATCAACGGGCATCATCGGGTTGCTGCCGCCAAGAAGGCAGGTATCGATGTCCAGTATCGGTCCATCTCGCTCGAAGAGGTGAAGGCCTACGGCTACAGGGACGCTGATCATGTCACCTGGTCGGCGGTCGAAGTGGGCCGAGACTTTCCTTTCGCAGCTCGAAGGGAGCGTAGGGGATGGTGA